One window of the Gordonia westfalica genome contains the following:
- a CDS encoding UBP-type zinc finger domain-containing protein → MHIFRRSSSRGGDASGPAPGADDASNPSARCPELAAVAGETIPAPEPAPGEKLCCEGCVAIGEDHWAHLRMCLQCGYIGCCDSSPRRHATAHFHEAAHPVMRSAEPGETWRWCYVHEVLG, encoded by the coding sequence ATGCACATCTTTCGCCGGTCCTCGTCCCGCGGCGGTGACGCGTCGGGCCCGGCCCCCGGCGCCGACGACGCGTCGAACCCGTCCGCGCGCTGTCCCGAGCTGGCCGCGGTCGCGGGCGAAACGATCCCCGCGCCGGAACCCGCGCCGGGCGAGAAGCTCTGCTGCGAGGGATGTGTGGCGATCGGGGAGGACCACTGGGCGCACCTGCGGATGTGTCTGCAGTGCGGCTATATCGGCTGCTGCGACTCCAGTCCGCGCCGGCATGCGACCGCGCACTTCCACGAGGCCGCCCATCCGGTCATGCGGTCCGCCGAACCCGGCGAGACCTGGAGGTGGTGTTACGTGCACGAGGTGCTCGGTTGA